The DNA sequence ACTCAGGCTTCAAAGGATGATCCCGGCGAGCCATCATGAAAAGGTCGGTGACGGCGTCTGGTACAGCGCGGACTGACTCCCAGGCTGATGTCCGCTATGAGCGAAAAGCGGACATCAATTCAAAAATCCCTTTCATACTCAATAGTCTCTTTAATCGTAGTGAGTGCCTCGCTCAGCTGGTTCATTGTGACTGAGCCAAGAGCGAGGCGAATAGCGTGCGGCACGCTATCTGAGGTGCTGAATGGTTCTGCTGTGGAAACGGAGATGCTTTGCTGCATTAACCGGTGGACAAGTCTGTCAGCCCTTACCTCCTGAGGAAGCAGTAACCAGATGAAGTAAGAACTTGAATTACTTATCCAATCACTGTTCTCCAGTATTTTTCGGGCCAGCGCCTGACGCTGACGGGCGTCCCGTTTTTTCAGCGACTCAAAGCGTTTTATGGTGCCATCTTTAATCCAGCCGCAGACAATCGAAACCATGAGAGAGGGTGTGTTCCAGGTCGTTGCCCTGATAGCCCGCTCCAGGGCGCTTCGCATGCCAGCGGGGCATACTACGGCGCCTACACGCAGGCCTGTGGCAATACTCTTGGCAAAACCGGTTACGTAGACCGTTCTTTCAGGCGCATAAGTGGCAAGCGGCGGTGGGGGACGGCGGGCAAGAAAAGCATAGGCCGCATCTTCAATGATGAGCAGATCGAATGTTCTGGCAATCAGGGCCAGCTCCCTGCGCTGGGCATGATTCATAACCCAGCCAAGCGGGTTATGCATTGTCGGCATCGTATAAACCGCACGCAGGCGCCTGCGCTGGCAGATATGTCTGAGTGCAGTCAGGTCCGGTCCGCTGGCACTGGCGGGTATCGCCACAAGTTCAAGGTGGTACAGGCTGGCCAAAGCTTTGAAGCCGGGATAGGTCAGCGCGTCAACAGCCACCACATCGCCGGGTTTCAGCAGCCCCATCACGGCAATGCTAAGGCCGTGCTGCGCGCCATTGACGATTAAAACATCATCGGCTGAAGTATTCAGGCCGGTGCAATTAAGCCATGTCGCGATTGTCTCCTTGTCGCTTTGTCTGCCCGCATGAGGCTGGTATCGCATCAGGGAAGCCAGATCGCCTGATGTGGTCAGCTGTCGCATTGCGTCGCGTAACCGTTCTGACTGATCCGGCAGGGAAGGATAGTTGAAGTTCAGATCGAGCACATCTGACGCCACTGCGTGCTGATCTAACCCCAGCCCCGCAGGCAGAGAAATCTCCCTGACGAAAGTCCCTCTTCCGGTTTCTCCGCTCACAAGACCCATGGCTTCCAGCTCAGCGTAAACGCGGGTAGCTGTTGCAAGAGACATGTGTTTTTCAGCCGACAGTGCTCTGTGAGTAGGCAGACGTGTGCCCGGCAGGAGCATGCCGGCTCGGATAGCGGATGCAAACTCATCCACGATGACTTTATATCGCGCTTTCATGAATTGTATCTATGACGATTATTTGATTGTAATGAATGCTGGAACTTAGCATAGGGGGTGTCAACTTTATAAATAAAAACATTATTCGAACTGTACGAGGTCTGGTGTGGCCAAAAACAGGGTAAGTAAAACCAATTCAGCTCTGAAGTCAGGCTGGTTAAGCGGGCTGGCGGGAGTGGTCATTTTCAGTGGTTCTTTGCCCGCAACCCGCATAGCAGTACAGGAAATGGATCCCTTTTTTCTGACTTTTTTGCGTGCTTCAGTTGCCGGTGTGCTGGCCATTATGCTGATCCCTTTTTTAAGACAGACACGCCCGCAGCGGAGCCAGCTGATTTCCCTGATTATCGTTGCCCTGGGCGTAATAGTCGGTTTTCCTCTTCTGACAGCAATGGCGCTGCGACATGTTTCCTCGGCACACTCCGTTGTGTTTCTAGGGCTTCTGCCCATGGCAACCGCTATTTTTGGCGTTGTCAGAGGAGGTGAAAGGCCCAGGCTGGCTTTCTGGATATTTTCTGTAACCGGCAGCCTGCTGGTGATGGGATTCGCCTTATTCCAGGGCGGGGCTATATCTGCAACCGGCGATCTGCTGATGCTGGCCTCGGTCGTTGTGTGTGGCCTCGGCTATGCCGAAGGCGCGAAGCTTTCGCGTGAGCTGGGGGGATGGCAGGTTATCTGCTGGGCGCTGATCATTGCGCTGCCTGTGATGTTGGTTGCCACCATTGAGACAATACCGGAGGGCATAAGTAATATAAGCCTGCCGGTATGGCTTGCGCTGGGATATGTATCTCTGTTCAGTATGCTGATCGGTTTTATTTTCTGGTACAGGGGCTGGCCGCTGGGGGCATCGCCGCTGTAGGGCAATTACAGTTGCTGCAGCCGTTCTTCGGTCTCGGACTTTCGGCAATGCTGCTGTCTGAAACGGTTAGCCCGGTGATGATTATGATAACGCTGGGCGTGATCCTTTGTGTAATCGGCTCGCGCAGATTTGCACATTAAGCCACAGCCACTTCTCCTGTCTTTTGAGATTCTTATAATGTCCGCTTCTGGCACTTAGCGGACATTAATATTAACAGCCTGATGGCCCCCTTCGGCTCTCCGGCGCTGCCGGCTCGTCAAGCCCCACTCCGCTAACCAGCAGAGCCGGTAAGCTCCGCCGAATCTCTTCGGGTTTCGGGCCTGCCGGCCAGGGCCTGATGGCAACGTCCGGGTCAACCCCTGCAGCTGGCTGGTGCCAGCGCGCTCACTGGCCACAAAAGACGTGGCCGCTGCGGACCGGCCCGGCACCGTGGTGTGCCGTTCCGGGGCCGTGCCCTGTTCATCCTTCCGCGTTGTGTTTTGTTCCCCTGAGCCCCTTCGCCGTGCAGAAACCTGGCACCCGGGCGTCTTCACGCAAGGGTCGCACGCTAAACGGCTGCACCCGGTCCCTGCGGGCTGCGGCTTTGCCGTTTCCCCCTGCGTTCAGCATGATGCCCGGTCGCCCGTTCTGCCCTCACGGCGAGGAACTCAGAGAAACATCACTTAAACCAGAACGGGAGAAACAACATGTCACAGCAGAACGTCAACACCACGGCTTCAGAATCTAAAGAATCATCACTGGAAATAGCAGGAGAAAATGTCAGCTTTTTCAGCAATCTGCATGTAAGGGACAGACAGGGCAATTATGTTATGGCTACCGCCAGCCAGATCCTTACAGAGGCCACACGCGCGATAGATTTTCGCTATCCGACCGGCACCTTTTTTGACTCATCGGCTGCATCAGCAGAATTTTTCGGGCAAAACTGGCCGGGTGTGAAAGGGAAGTATTTGCTGTGGCGTTTCTCAATAACCAGCATCAGCTTATGGCGTATGAAGAGTTGTTTATGGGCAGCATTGCGTCTACGGAGATCCATCCCCGGGAAGTGGCCCGGGCAGCATTACGCAATAACGCAGCTGCAGTGATCCTGAGCCATAACCATCCTTCCTTCAGCACGGAGCCGTCGCGGGCAGACGAACAGATAACAGCACGCCTGAAAAAAGCGCTTGAGCTGATAGGTGTGCGGGTAATCGACCACATCGTGGTGGCGGGTAATGATGCTGTATCAATGGCAGAGCGAGGGCTTGTCTGATTAGGGACAGAAAAGAGGCAGGGTATAAGCCCTGCCAGATTCCGCCCCTGGTATCTACGACGAAGCCGGGGCATCAGAGAAACATTGATCACAGAACGGGAGATTAACATGTCTGCAGAGCAAACCTTATCACTGGATAACCAGCCATAAAATCCGGAATTAAGCAATAAGCATGCGGTGGCGGTGCTGGAGTTTGACGTGGGCTACTGGCTGGGGCCGGGCATGATCACAAACCGCTGGCAGCAGACAAACTTACAGGAGTGATCACATAGAAATTCATGAAGAAAGACAGCTCAGTGCGCGTAAAAACGTCACTGTGATTGCGATCCATACGGGTGAAGAACGTAAGTTTCATTTCTGCCGGGAACTGACGGGGCCAGATAACAATTTATGGTTTCCCCTGTACGTTAACAAAAGCCTGCTTGAAACGGTTGAAGCCGCGCTGACAGGTCACGGCATCGCGGAAAACATCACGCGGCTGAAGCCTGTCAGCAGGGTTGCAACGTTTACGGACTGGAACGTCATATACAATTGCAAAAGCTAACCCGTGTCTGGTGGTATAGCCTGGCGCATCAGGGCGAACAAATTTTATACGGCACGCCGGCTTTAAACCGTGCCGCCGGGGTATAATAACCGCATAGGATTCAGGGACTCAATCCCGACCCCGCAAAGAAAGAGACCGGTGTCTGCAACCGATATGAACGAACCTGATACCGTGAAAATTAACGCTGAAATTGCCAGGCTGATGGCGGAAACGCAGAGGCTGAATGCTGAGGCGAACAAATTTAACCGCGAGACGCTGTGGTATCCGCTTGCCGTAGCGAGTGGTCTTTTGGGTGCCGTGGCAGCCGTTACGGCCATTATCATTAAATATATCGCGTAAATGTCCGGCGGGAGGGGTTACCTCTCCCGTATCTCTTATGCGAAAAATAACCAGCTTCACCCTCCTCTGCCAGCTCCTTAGAGCAACTGATGAAGCCGCTCGGCTACACCAACGGTCAGATGGCTGCGCTCTCTGGCGTTAAAGACGGCAACCAGTGGCGAAAATACACCGGTAGTAATCCGTCACGCAGCATGTCTGTTCCCGCACTGTTTTATCTGGCGGCGCAGCTTTCACTGACACCTGATGATTTTGAGCGCGTGCTGGAAAAAATGCGCAGCATTGGCGCAGACGTTACTGCTGAAGAAATCGCCCCCAAAACGCATAAGTCTCTGCCTTCAGTGCCGACTGCGGCCGCGGCTTAAAGCATGCGGCCCTGTGGGCCGGAAAAAGGCCGGTGCTGACGCACCGCCTCTCTCTCTTCGCCTGCGCTTTCTCTGTCCGGAGGCTGTCTCCCGATCTTCTCTCTGATTCTTGCGGCTGCTCGTTCTTCTGCTGTGCCGCAGCTGCTTTGTCAGCTTTCTTTCCCTGAAGGTCAAAGTTATCAAAAACATGATGGCCCCCGTCTCCCCGGCATGGCCGGGTCGTCAGCCCCACAGCGCTAAACGGCAGAGCCGGTTAGCTCCGCCCGTCTCGGGCCTTACGGCTGGGGTCTGATGGCAAACACCAGAAACAGTTCCTGCGATTAGGATTCGCAATATGCATCATTCGCTCTTCAGTTCGGCAGGGTGAGTTAATGCTCCGCGTTTTACAGCCGATACTCAGTGAGTCTTGTGAATGAAAAGCCTGTCGTGTGTTCAGGTTAGATAACGTTACAGAAATTTTTATCGACAAGGATTTCGGATATATGAAACGTGGAATTTTATTAGGCCTGTTAGCTTTGCCCTTAACACACGTAGTCGCAGCCACTCAGTTGATAGTCTGTGAACCTGCTTCGAAAAATGACAGGTCAGCCACAGGCATCTGGCCTGTTCCATATCTGTGGCAAAACAAACTCTGCTTCAATATGAAAGCTCAGGCAGGGAATACGTGTGTAAAAAATGGACTGACAGCCATATGGTATAGCGAGGCAGTCATCGTCTCCGTCGATGGAGAGTCGCTGGAGCGAGATGATACATGGTTTAGAGTTGCAAGGCCGACTGTCAATGAAAGAGAAATTGAATACAAAATCGAGGCATCCAGAGATAAAAAAGATTGGATCATCATGTCAAAGGTCACTATTAACCTCATCTCCGGTCAGGCGGTTGACTGGTTAATCAATGAGCATGGCGGAACATCTTATAACTGCCATCTTGAAGGCAACAAGCTTTGACAGGGTCTGTTTTACTCCACTCTGAACACACTGTTCAGTTTGCAATCGGTGCGGAACGCGCCGTCAGGTTGGCCTGATTTGCGACGTTCCCAATTTAGCGCTTTATGAGCGGTTTTCTGCAAATTATCCTGACAGGTTAGCGGTGGATTACCGCTAACTTAAATACTCAAACCTAGATGTATTAATTGTCAGAATCAGGTTCAAAACTATTTATGAACTGACCAATGCTATTCTTATACAGTTTGTAGGTCATATTTACCTTATCACCATCAGAAAACTCATAAGTCCCGTGGCAGATAAGCTTGTTCACCTCCCCTTTAACAGTCGTTTGATCGTACAAATCAATAACAGTTGGGTGGTCTGCGTTGTTCTCAATTTCATTGTAAGACCCGAGCAGCATTCCTCTCACTTTCGGATCATTGCAGTCTACCTTTGAAAAGTCACGGTCGGGATCTGCAGAAGCTGTATGTGAGAATAAAGAAGCAAATAATGATGCAATTACTACAATTTTAATCGCGCGAACGTTAATCATATTATTTCCTGGATATTATCTTGTTCTGAAACGGCAAGCCTTAAGTTCCGCCGAATCGCAAAGGGATGCGGTTCGGGCATGGCTGCAGGGGTTATGGCAACGACAATAAAAACCCCTGCACGCTGGCACCAGCGCGATCACTGGCCAGCAGCCTGCAGGGTGAATCCTTGCTGTCTTATCTGGGCTACTGGTTTTTAATAAAGCCGGTTCTTGATACTGTCATCTGTGCCTGACAGTCGACCATTTTTTTCAGCTCATAGTCACTGCCCGGCATTGAGACTTTGCCGCACATAGCGTCTTTGGTTTTAATCCACTGTCGCTGAGAAGGGAGTAGCTCTTTTTCTTGGCAGGTGTTAACGATCCCCAGGCGGTATTCAGATCAGAGTCTGCGTTTGCGAATTGAATCCGGGATTGCGCAAGGCTGTCAGAACTCTGCTGCTGAGGCTGCTGATAGGATTGTTGTGGGGCACGCTGTTGTAGCTGTTGAGCCTCCTGATCAGCTTTCTCCTGCGCATGAAGCTGTGCCTGCCGCTGAATTTGCTGATCTGCTTCATACTTAGCCTGTTGCTGGGCTTGCAGCTGAGCCTGCTGTTGGGCCTCAATCTGACGTTGCTGGGTATCTTTAGCCTGCTGGACTTTCTGCTGCTCAACGATGGGGTTGATGATGGAAAGTGCAGTTATCAGACTCACTCCCATTGAAACAGGGTTTTCAGTTTGCGCTTTGACGAACACGTTTTTCTGATCGTCAGTCGCCTGAGCGGTGTAGCTGATGCGCTTTGAAAAAACGTTCGCGTTATTTTCAAGCGACAGGCCTTCCAGTTGCTTATCCAGATTGCGGTTGAAGTTCTTACGATACGCCTCAGAAAGCTGAGCGTATTCTTCAGCTGGCAGCGTCATAGACACCGTCGCTTCACAGGTTTTCATAGAGCTGCCTGTATCACTTGAGGTTGTCGAGATCTCAGAAAGCACCAGCTTGATTTTGTCTAAGGCACTTCTTTTGGTCTGGCTGGTAACGTCCTGATATTTATCGACCTGCTCGGATAAATCTTCAAAAGCCGCCTTCTTGATCAAATCAAGGAAAGCAGACTTAGTCATGTCAGAAGAGCAGCCAATCACTTCTTTATTGTTGTCACAACCTGTAAGCGCAACAGCGAGTAATAAAGCGGCGTATTTGAGTCTCATGAGTTCCCTTAGAGTAAGTTATCTGATTTAAGGGTGGGCCAGTGTCTATGGGTAAGGTGACTTAGCTGTGGATCTATATCCTGTGAAACTGACCTGCCTAATACATGCACATATCGGCATTCATGATCAGAACTTTAAAAATAACGGCTGCTGATGCGTAATCAGACGCATGGCGTTAATACAGGTGATTCACTGTCTCAGAAAACGGAAAGAAAGTTGTTGAATGAAGACTGGCGACGATGGGTTAGTCTTTGCTTAACAGAATGAGTGAAGACTCTGCTGGTGGCAGGAATAAATTTTTAACCACATCATGGTTTTAACCACCAAAACAGGAATGAGTGGCGGGTTCAATCTTAAAAGAGTGCGCGGTTAGGTAAAACTACACACCACCAACTAAGGCTTTCATGTTTTTCACCCTCAACTAAAAGCAGGCCAATAGATCGCAGTAAACAATGGTCTAGTTATGTCATTTATTCTCATCTGAACATTGTTTGAGTGTTGCTCTTCTCTATAGCCGCCTTCTCAATGACCGGTCTCAGATGTCGTCAGCGCTGGTGGCTTTAATCCAGTGCATCAGGTTCGATATATACAGGGGCAGTTAAAAACTCATGGCCCCTTCAGCTCCCCGGCATGGCCGGGTAGTCTGCCCCACTGCGCTAACCGGCGGACCGGTAAGCTCCGCCGAACCCCTACGGGTTTCGGGCCTTCTAGGATCTGATGGCATTGGCCATGGCAGCCCCTGCAGCGGGCTGGCACGGGCGCCTTCACTGGCCACAAAAGGCCGTGGTCGCTGAGGATGCCCGCGTTGCGGTCGGGTGTGTGCCTGCTCATCTCCGGGAGCTGTGGTCATGTTGCGGTATGTTCCAAGCGGCGGGCGAATCAAAGCACCGTCATTCATCAGATACAAAAGTATATAAACGCTTCGCGCCCCTGTATCTGCTACCTGCCGGTGCTTCTCAGTCCTTTGCCGCGAGGAGCTAACCGAAACATGAATTGACCACCTGAAGGAGAACTAGCATGCACACACAAAACGTCAACACCGTCGCTTTCGAATCTTCCAAAACATGGGTTAACGGTGAAAAAACCACGATTTCCGCCTCTCAGGGCCAGAAAATCTGCGTCAGCGCGAACGAGCTGCACACGCGCTGGCATGCCCCGGGGAGAAGGGCAAGATGGTCACACCTGCAGCAGGGGCGCACTGCCCGCCGCGAAACGGCAGCTATGGCGCGGATGTGCTGCTGCTCAATGAAGCCGATGTGTTGGCGCTGATGACCGCGGGGCATACCGCGCTGCCACGTCTGGCGAATTCTGCGGCGGCATGACGGCGCTGTACGACCTGGGGGATCTCTCACGGAGCGTTACATCATCGCCAGCCGTGGTCAGATTTTTTACCGCACGGACTCATGGCAGAAAGTCCGCAGAGAATATATCCGGCGTGCCGCTGAGGTGCTGACGGAAGAAGCTCAAAAGTTTCTCGATAACTTTCACGCAGTGCGGGCGGCAGGGCTCGATCATTACCAGGCCAGCGACGTCGCACGCGGCATCATCTCATTGGAAAATGCCCTGAATCCTGCATGTGAAAATTAGGCAACTGCCGGCGGCACTGAGGCCATCGTAAACGACAGTCCCTTCTGAAAACGCCCGGTGGCCTGCCAGAGTCGGGTCGCACGACATTATCATCAGCATTAAGAAAAACTGATATGAAAATGCAAAATGCGCAGCCAGTCGTCATCGGCCAGGTTGTCAGCACGGTTCTTTACAATCGCGGATGGGGCGTCATTTTCGCGGTTCACGGCGAGCAGGAACTGGGGTCACTTTCGGGGTGCGTTTCGTACGGCGGCAGTGCAACATTTGATATTGCCTTCGGGAGCGGAGAAATATCCCGCGCGCTGCCTGAAAGTATTCTGCACGGTAAGCAGTGGAGCATATTTCCGGAAATAAAAAACGGAGAAGAAACCGCCCGCACCGTAAAAAACGCAGAGGCTGAACAACGCCGGAAAAAGCAGGAGTGTGAAGAAGCCGTGCGTCAGTATAAAGCGGAATGTCAGCGGATCAAAACGACACCGGAATATGCATCACTTTCTCAGGATAAAAAAGGTGCGGTACAGGTAACGGGGAATATTCGCAAAGAGCTTAAGGCAAAATTTCCGGGCGTTAAATGCTCCGTTGGCAAGCGGGGTTATGGCAGCGTAAGTGTTAACTGGACCGACAGAAGAAGAATTAAAATCCGTGACTGATAAATACAAACTCAGTTATTTTGATTGAATGCAGGATATGTCTGTTTCCAGCGCATCTCCTTTTAACCGGACTTACGGCGACGTGGGCTACGTCTTTACCGACCGGGGTTACCCAGGTGCTCTGAAGCAAAAACGGTGGATGTTATCGCTAAAAATTTGGCGACAGTCTGGGCGGTGAAGGAATTACGCTGGCGCGTTACAAAGCGGGTGAGTTTTACCGGGTAGGGCGGGACTGTTTCTGGCACAGTCAGGGCATTCAGGCCAAATTAACAGAGCACTGGCCGAAATAAAATAATAATCAGAAAGGAACAGGCTGGCTCCTTTTTTTGCCTGTTATCCGCCGCCGGTATTTAACCGGAGAAGCATAATAATAAACCTGTGCAAAATACTCCTGCGGTCATATTTAAAAAATATCTTGGAGCGTTATGCGTGTTACCCTTTCCCGGCATCGGCCGGAACGGGTAATTCTGTGCACGAGCTGCATTGCCGTCTTTAATTAACGCCGGGCACAGAGTAAATAACTCAGGTGCGGCCTTCATTATGTCCCGCGTTCATTTAATCATGTGTTGCCGTGCGGGGGATTTTACCTGACTTGATGGCTTTGTAATGTCCGTCGATAAGCATGGCATAGTTATAGCGGGTCTTTATGGTTACCGGAATGTTTTTCATTCCAGCATTATACATGCCTACCGCGAGCCATGTTGTGCCGTACTGATTGAAGTTTCGGCGCAGCAGCATAGCCCCAATATAAATATTCAGGCACGGATCGCTGAGCAACTTTTCTTTGCTGAGTCCGGGATATTCTTTCTGTAATCCACGCATCGTCACCGAATTAATCTGCATAATGCCGTAATCGCTGCTGCCGGGCTTCCCGCTCTTTGACCGGTTCGTATTTACTGCTGCCGGGTTATAGCGGGATTCCTGCCAGGCGATAGCACGCAGATAGTCCGGATCGATGGAATACCATTCACCGGCTTTGATAAAACAGTCCGCATTCACGCTGGCTGAGTAAATGCCTGTAGCCAGCAGGGCTGCAGCGTGTCGGAATAAACGCATTGCGGCTCCTGATTTGAAAATTTCGGGGGTGCTTGTTAACTCAATAATATCATAAGAATAAGGGTTTTTTCACACCACTCGCAAATTTATTTTTGCTTATTTATGTCTTTAATATCAGTGTATTATGTTAATTTTGTGGGAAGTTTAAGCGCTATTGTGGTTGCCAGTTGGTTGCCGGCAGCGTTCTTGTTGGTGGCCAGTAAGTTGCTTTCAGGCAAAATCATTAAAAACATATATTTAAAGAAAATAAGATGCATAAAATTGCCCGATTGATGCCTTGAAATTTCCTTAAGGAGGCTATACGGTTGCCGGGTGGCATCCATAAAAGTAACTGTTTTAGACAGGTGTTACCCAGTCTGAACTCATCTGATGAGCTGTTTCCGGAACGTTATAAAACCTTAAGGCAGAAATAAATATGAATGACGAAAATTCATCTAAAAGAAACCGCGTCTACCTTACTGTCCCGTATTCATTGCTGGAGAAAGTTGATGCGCATGTGGAAAAAATGCTTGAAGACGGTGAGTCTCGTGATACTGCAAATCGATCATCTTTTGTAATGGAAATGTTCAGGCTCGGCCTGAGAGTGCATGAGAATAAAATTAATAAAGATGCTTCAGCAAAGACGCTGGATCAGAAACTGGAGTTAATTGCTAAAAATGCGCTTATGAACGGTTTCATTATAGATGCGATTTTCGGCATCATGAAGGAAACTATTGACTCTTCTAAAGTCGTCAGGAATGAAATGCTACTTGACCCTGACTGGCCAAAAGAAATGAAGGAAAGAGTGGCTGGTAAATTACTTGAATTCTTCAAATAGTAGTTTTTTTGCCTGGCAGGATCTGGAGTGTGTCAGGCAATTTTATTCAGCTTTCATCCTTGCTGTCTGATCCTTTATCCTTCTTCCTGAGTTCTTCTGTCTCTCTTTTTTGTGCATCACGAATATATCTGCGTAGCGTGAGCGCGTTGATTCCGTACTGCTTATAAACCTGCTTTCGCGTATGTCCGTCGCGCAGAACGGCATTCACAGCCTGATCGCGATCGCGTTTAGACAGCACGTTTCTGTTATCGTACTTGACGCGTTTTTCATTAATTTCAGGCGAATCCTTCTTTTTACTCCATGCCCGCTTTACCGTCGCGACCGTCACCCCAAGAATATCGGCGGTCTGCTGAAGTGTTTTACCCTGAACGCGCAGGCGAACCGCATAAGCTTTTAAATCATCCGGTATGGCCCTGTATTCCTCGCGCGTGCCGACGTATTTAATAAGCGTATCAATAGTAATGCCATATTCGGTGCAGATATGTTTGCGGAGTACACCTTCCTTTAACTTCTGCTTTATGCTGTCAACGTCTTCTGCCGTCAGTTTTTTCTTTTTCGCGCGGAATAATTTCTTTCCCGTCCCGTTCGGCTATTTTTTTAACGGCATGATAAATCACCGCGCGTGATACACCGCACGCCTGTTCAATTTCTTCCAGCGTCAATTTTGGCTCAGCGTGATACATGGCCGCAATCAGTTCCCACTGCTTCCAGCGATAATCCATTGCAGAACTGCCTTTGCGTTTTTTTATCAGCTTATAAATATAAGCTTCAGAACAGCTCTGCTCTTCGCATATTTCCTTTACGCGCCAGCCGAGCATGACGCGCTCCATAATTTTATCCGCGTCCGGGCTGTCTTTCCTTTTGTTCGTGGCGGAAGGAGCGCTTTTTATTTCCCGCGTAGATATGGGATTTATTAATCCCGACGCACAGTTATTTTCAGGAGCACTGTCAGCGCCCGGTTCAGTAAATACCGCCTTATTCAGACTGTTTGTTAATTTGCGGGCGTGCCACAGGTTTACTCCGGGACGGCGGAGGGGGTGAGTAAATCCGCATTTATCATTATCCAGGCATCAGGCACCACCGTGTCTGAATAAGGACTGATTTGCGACAGTGCCCGCTCAGCAGCCGATTGCAGCGTTCTGCCGGGGACACGCTTTTTAATGAATATGAGCAGGGGAATGGTGACGAGCTGACAAGCATAGAAGCGCCCTTCAGGTGTAGTCACTTCAAACCAGCCCGGGTCGCGCCTGTAACGGAAAAGGGCCTCTTCAAGCAGGTTACTTAAGCCCGTCTCATCATTTGTCCTAAAAATCTTAGCCGAAAGGCCCGCCGGATCGGCGACATGCACAATCAAAT is a window from the Candidatus Pantoea bituminis genome containing:
- a CDS encoding aminotransferase-like domain-containing protein, which translates into the protein MKARYKVIVDEFASAIRAGMLLPGTRLPTHRALSAEKHMSLATATRVYAELEAMGLVSGETGRGTFVREISLPAGLGLDQHAVASDVLDLNFNYPSLPDQSERLRDAMRQLTTSGDLASLMRYQPHAGRQSDKETIATWLNCTGLNTSADDVLIVNGAQHGLSIAVMGLLKPGDVVAVDALTYPGFKALASLYHLELVAIPASASGPDLTALRHICQRRRLRAVYTMPTMHNPLGWVMNHAQRRELALIARTFDLLIIEDAAYAFLARRPPPPLATYAPERTVYVTGFAKSIATGLRVGAVVCPAGMRSALERAIRATTWNTPSLMVSIVCGWIKDGTIKRFESLKKRDARQRQALARKILENSDWISNSSSYFIWLLLPQEVRADRLVHRLMQQSISVSTAEPFSTSDSVPHAIRLALGSVTMNQLSEALTTIKETIEYERDF
- a CDS encoding JAB domain-containing protein; protein product: MAFLNNQHQLMAYEELFMGSIASTEIHPREVARAALRNNAAAVILSHNHPSFSTEPSRADEQITARLKKALELIGVRVIDHIVVAGNDAVSMAERGLV
- a CDS encoding XRE family transcriptional regulator — encoded protein: MKPLGYTNGQMAALSGVKDGNQWRKYTGSNPSRSMSVPALFYLAAQLSLTPDDFERVLEKMRSIGADVTAEEIAPKTHKSLPSVPTAAAA
- a CDS encoding LPD29 domain-containing protein, with protein sequence MKMQNAQPVVIGQVVSTVLYNRGWGVIFAVHGEQELGSLSGCVSYGGSATFDIAFGSGEISRALPESILHGKQWSIFPEIKNGEETARTVKNAEAEQRRKKQECEEAVRQYKAECQRIKTTPEYASLSQDKKGAVQVTGNIRKELKAKFPGVKCSVGKRGYGSVSVNWTDRRRIKIRD
- a CDS encoding lytic transglycosylase domain-containing protein codes for the protein MRLFRHAAALLATGIYSASVNADCFIKAGEWYSIDPDYLRAIAWQESRYNPAAVNTNRSKSGKPGSSDYGIMQINSVTMRGLQKEYPGLSKEKLLSDPCLNIYIGAMLLRRNFNQYGTTWLAVGMYNAGMKNIPVTIKTRYNYAMLIDGHYKAIKSGKIPRTATHD
- a CDS encoding relaxosome protein TraM, with product MNDENSSKRNRVYLTVPYSLLEKVDAHVEKMLEDGESRDTANRSSFVMEMFRLGLRVHENKINKDASAKTLDQKLELIAKNALMNGFIIDAIFGIMKETIDSSKVVRNEMLLDPDWPKEMKERVAGKLLEFFK
- a CDS encoding helix-turn-helix domain-containing protein; its protein translation is MTAEDVDSIKQKLKEGVLRKHICTEYGITIDTLIKYVGTREEYRAIPDDLKAYAVRLRVQGKTLQQTADILGVTVATVKRAWSKKKDSPEINEKRVKYDNRNVLSKRDRDQAVNAVLRDGHTRKQVYKQYGINALTLRRYIRDAQKRETEELRKKDKGSDSKDES
- a CDS encoding helix-turn-helix domain-containing protein, whose translation is MERVMLGWRVKEICEEQSCSEAYIYKLIKKRKGSSAMDYRWKQWELIAAMYHAEPKLTLEEIEQACGVSRAVIYHAVKKIAERDGKEIIPREKEKTDGRRR